The Cryptococcus neoformans var. neoformans B-3501A chromosome 4, whole genome shotgun sequence genome has a window encoding:
- a CDS encoding hypothetical protein (HMMPfam hit to Cation_ATPase_C, Cation transporting ATPase, C-terminus, score: 80.4, E(): 4.5e-21; HMMPfam hit to E1-E2_ATPase, E1-E2 ATPase, score: 184.5, E(): 2.1e-52; HMMPfam hit to Hydrolase, haloacid dehalogenase-like hydrolase, score: 62.7, E(): 9.5e-16) translates to MSRDNPPPVIITTDPDSPPPRSAPSTPPPNERPTPTLVIPGSPSSESRQESPQGYDPFRLSPNARLYPPGSGHSPTSSYSSALTPPSPTLTSCSSVHFSDELPTPSSPNPKTSLALRENHPDAHSGMETLETVDENDPQRRHARGWSIGTWSSAAPTTDGHSMKKPLIRTAIEANEIDEDRGEGGANKKGKKGKKGKKDKEEPPSAHLDPDKDKTDPTPFREKPSRLAMLVDPKSLEDLEKIGGVSGLLEGLGVDGAKGLAVGTDEGNAENGAPRSSADMPGGNGPQWRASMDHRREIYGRNDLPRRKSKSLLLLMWLAFKDKVLILLSIAAVVSLALGIYQDLGTPPKIIYNDECPDGCEEAQVDWVEGVAIVVAIIIVVLVGSINDWQKERQFKKLNEKREDRSVKVIRGGSEMVINVKDVVVGDVCLLEPGEIIPVDGIFLRGHNVRCDESGATGESDAIKKFSYDECIKERDHLQPGQKQKKDCFLISGAKVLEGVGEYVVIAVGPTSFNGRIMMAMRGDADETPLQIKLNYLAELIAKLGGASGLLLFIVLMIRFFVQLKTNPDRSANDKAQSFIQILIIAVTLVVVAVPEGLPLAVTLALAFATKRMTKQNLLVRVLGSCETMANATVVCTDKTGTLTQNEMTVVAGSLGVHGKFVKDLSDNASRSNANEEGHSVRGDFAFDMDQLNDYASSSLQTLFNEAICINSTAFEDKNEEGKLNFVGSKTETALLRFAKDMEWPDYRQVRESAEIVQMIPFSSELKAMGVVVRKGDTYRLYLKGASEVLSNNCTKHVVVHQDDNKGDDIETTEFDDDAMSNISKTIIFYANQSLRTIALCYRDFKSWPPAGTEKDEADEVPYEAIAKDMTLIAITGIEDPLRPGVKEAVEKCQLAGVAVKMCTGDNVLTARSIASQCGIFTAGGVVMEGPVFRKLSDSDRLEIAPRLQILARSSPEDKRLLVKTLKSMGEVVGVTGDGTNDGPALKLANVGFAMGIAGTEVAKEASDIILMDDSFKNIVLAIMWGRCVNDSVKKFLQFQISVNITAVFITFISAVASSSEESVLTAVQLLWVNLIMDTFAALALATDPATESSLDRKPDRKNAPLITVEMFKMIMVQAIYQIIVCLVLHFAGLKILGLENNDQNNTELGALVFNCFVFCQIFNQLNCRRLDRKLNVLEGFWRNWYFIIIFLIMVGGQILIVEVGGAAFQVTRLGGRDWGITLVIGALSLPIGALVRLTPTAQFARLLIKLRIYSDPNKLPEQSPEAEEEQYSYNPALSKVKDNLSTYARIRGGRLRASSMVAKSRSSQLRDADIQLPSLLTMVPTVIAGTVGAGAHWVTPHNSIGLSNPAGQDPSYSTAELYKGKVQLHPQTNPNDPLYARFGLQPPDSRGSSVSGSKMFSSGDTNNV, encoded by the exons ATGTCCCGCGACAACCCGCCGCcggtcatcatcaccacGGACCCAGACTCCCCTCCGCCCCGCTCGGCCCCTTCCACGCCCCCTCCCAACGAGCGCCCCACTCCTACCCTCGTCATCCCCGGCAGTCCATCGTCCGAGTCCCGCCAAGAATCCCCCCAGGGCTATGATCCCTTTCGTCTTTCACCCAACGCCAGGCTTTATCCTCCAGGCAGCGGCCATTCTCCCACTTCGTCATACTCCTCTGCTCTCACCCCGCCCTCTCCGACCTTGACTAGCTGCTCCTCCGTCCACTTTTCTGATGAACTACCTACTCCCTCGTCGCCCAACCCAAAGACTTCCCTTGCTCTGAGGGAAAATCACCCGGACGCCCACTCTGGTATGGAGACCCTTGAGACGGTAGACGAAAATGACCCTCAAAGGAGACATGCGCGTGGGTGGTCAATTGGGACTTGGTCTAGTGCTGCTCCCACGACAGACGGCCATTCCATGAAGAAGCCTTTGATACGAACTGCTATTGAAGCCAATGAGATAGATGAAGAtagaggagaaggcggtgCCAAtaaaaaggggaaaaagggcaagaaagggaagaaagataaagaagagcCTCCTTCAGCACACCTGGACCCCGATAAAGATAAAACAGATCCGACACCCTTCCGTGAAAAGCCTTCTCGCTTAGCCATGCTTGTAGACCCAAAATCGCTAGAGGACTTAGAAAAGATAGGCGGTGTTAGCGGCTTATTGGAAGGACTAGGAGTCGATGGAGCGAAAGGGTTGGCGGTGGGGACAGACGAGGGGAATGCGGAGAACGGTGCCCCCCGGAGTTCCGCCGACATGCCTGGCGGCAACGGACCGCAGTGGCGAGCTAGTATGGACCACAGGCGTGAGATTTACGGGCGAAACGATCTCCCTCGTAGAAAAAGTAAAAGTTTGCTGCTTCTTATGTGGCTTGCCTTCAAAGACAAAGTTTTG ATTCTTTTATCGATCGCTGCTGTCGTCTCTTTAGCTCTAGGTATTTATCAAGATCTTGGAACTCCACCCAAAATTATTTATAACGACGAATGTCCTGATGGTTGCGAAGAAGCTCAAGTTGATTGGGTAGAAGGTGTCGCTATCGTCGTGGcgatcatcatcgtcgtccttGTCGGATCCATTAACGACTGGCAGAAAGAACGTCAGTTCAAGAAGCTGAATGAAAAGCGGGAGGATCGTAGCGTTAAGGTCATCAGAGGAGGCAGCGAGATGGTCATCAATGTCAAAGACGTAGTTGTCGGGGACGTTTGCTTGCTAGAACCTGGGGAAATAATCCCCGTTGACGGCATTTTTCTTCGAGGACACAACGTTAGGTGTGACGAGTCTGGCGCTACCGGTGAATCAGATGCTATAAAGAAGTTCTCTTACGACGAGTGCATTAAAGAAAGAGATCACCTCCAACCCGGTCagaagcaaaagaaagactgcttcctcatctccggTGCCAAAGTCCTTGAAGGAGTGGGAGAGTACGTTGTCATTGCGGTTGGTCCAACGAGTTTCAACGGTCGTATCATGATGG CCATGCGAGGCGATGCCGACGAGACACCCCTTCAAATAAAACTCAATTATCTTGCTGAACTCATAGCCAAACTCGGTGGCGCGTCGggtctccttctctttatTGTCCTGATGATTCGATTCTTCGTCCAACTTAAAACCAATCCCGATAGATCAGCCAATGATAAGGCACAGTCTTTTATCCAGATCTTGATCATTGCGGTCACACTGGTTGTCGTCGCTGTACCTGAAGGTCTACCTTTAGCCGTGACGTTAGCATTAGCGTTTGCAACCAAGCGAATGACAAAGCAGAACCTTTTGGTTAGAGTACTTGGATCGTGCGAGACCATGGCCAATGCTACAGTGGTATGCACAGATAAAACCG GCACTCTGACACAAAACGAGATGACAGTTGTCGCTGGTTCCCTTGGTGTCCATGGTAAATTTGTCAAGGACTTATCCGACAATGCTTCTCGTTCCAATGCcaatgaagaaggtcaCAGCGTCCGTGGTGATTTCGCCTTTGACATGGATCAATTGAACGATTACGCTTCATCATCCCTTCAAACACTGTTCAATGAGGCAATCTGCATCAATTCCACCGCTTTTGAGGACAAgaatgaggaagggaagctGAACTTCGTCGGCAGCAAAACCGAGACTGCGTTGTTGCGCTTCGCCAAAGACATGGAATGGCCCGATTACAGACAGGTCAGAGAGTCTGCTGAAATCGTTCAAATGATACCTTTCAGTTCCGAGCTCAAAGCTATGGGCGTCGTTGTCAGAAAAGGTGACACCTATCGACTTTACCTGAAAGGAGCCAGTGAGGTCTTGAGCAACAACTGTACTAAGCATGTCGTGGTACATCAAGATGACAACAAAGGTGATGATATTGAGACGACTGAGTTCGACGATGACGCCATGAGCAACATCTCCAAGaccatcatcttctacGCCAATCAATCTCTTCGTACGATTGCCCTTTGTTACCGCGATTTCAAATCTTGGCCGCCCGCAGGCACTGAAAAGGACGAGGCAGATGAGGTACCTTATGAGGCGATTGCGAAGGATATGACTCTCATTGCCATAACTGGTATTGAAGATCCGCTTCGACCGGGTGTGAAAGAGGCGGTGGAGAAATGCCAGCTAGCAGGCGTGGCTGTGAAGATGTGCACTGGCGATAATGTCTTAACGGCGCGATCCATAGCTTCACAGTGTGGTATATTCACTGCCGGAGGTGTGGTAATGGAAGGTCCGGTCTTTAGAAAG CTGTCGGATTCGGATCGTTTGGAAATTGCTCCTCGTCTCCAAATTCTGGCTCGGTCATCACCTGAAGACAAACGACTTCTAGTTAAGACGCTGAAAAGCATGGGCGAAGTTGTCGGTGTAACCGGCGATGGTACCAATGACGGTCCTGCGCTGAAACTTGCGAATGTTGGATTTGCGATGGGTATTGC CGGGACTGAGGTTGCTAAGGAAGCATCtgacatcatcctcatgGATGATTCGTTCAAGAATATTGTTCTCGCCATTATGTGGGGTAGGTGTGTTAATGACTCAGTCAAGAAGTTCCTGCAGTTCCAAATTTCCGTGAATATCACGGCAGTCTTCATCACATTTATCTCTGCCGTTGCATCGTCCAGCGAAGAGTCTGTCTTGACTGCTGTTCAACTTCTTTGGGTCAACCTAATTATGGACACCTTTGCCGCCCTGGCACTTGCTACCGATCCTGCGACTGAATCGTCCCTTGACCGCAAGCCTGACAGGAAGAATGCTCCTCTGATAACCGTGGAAATGTTCAAAATGATCATGGTTCAGGCTATCTATCAAATCATTGTGTGCCTGGTGCTGCACTTTGCTGGTCTAAAAATTCTGGGGCTGGAGAACAATGATCAGAACAACACAGAGCTTGGAGCGTTGGTCTTCAACTGCTTCGTTTTCTGTCAGATTT TCAACCAATTGAATTGTCGTCGGCTCGATCGCAAACTCAATGTTCTCGAAGGATTCTGGCGCAATTGGTACTTCATTATCATCTTCCTGATCA TGGTCGGTGGCCAAATCTTGATCGTGGAAGTCGGTGGGGCCGCGTTTCAGGTCACTCGGCTTGGTGGTCGTGATTGGGGAATTACTCTTGTCATCGGTGcactctctcttcccattGGTGCCCTCGTTCGTTTGACGCCCACAGCGCAATTTGCCCGACTTCTCATCAAATTGCGCATATATTCCGACCCTAACAAACTTCCTGAACAGTCTCCtgaggcggaggaagagcagtaCTCTTATAATCCAGCTCTGAGCAAGGTGAAAGATAATCTCTCGACTTACGCCCGCATTCGAGGCGGTAGGCTGCGGGCCAGCTCAATGGTGGCAAAGAGTAGAAGCTCCCAGCTGCGTGATGCCGATATCCAACT CCCGTCACTCCTCACTATGGTTCCTACAGTCATTGCGGGTACAGTGGGTGCTGGTGCGCACTGGGTAACCCCCCACAACTCAATTGGACTTTCGAATCCTGCCGGGCAAGACCCATCATATTCGACGGCTGAGCTCTATAAGGGTAAAGTTCAACTGCACCCACAAACAAACCCGAACGACCCGTTGTATGCCAGATTCGGTCTGCAACCTCCTGACTCCCGCGGATCATCGGTCTCGGGTTCTAAGATGTTTAGCTCAGGCGATACCAACAATGTCTAA
- a CDS encoding hypothetical protein (HMMPfam hit to Arginase, Arginase family, score: 133.1, E(): 6.2e-37), which translates to MYGRLGVSILLMAAASNVLAKIQEDDGYSEQLDPWNDEYANTPDLSFSGVASFAHLPHKRCLDVKDAAFDIALLGVPFDSAVSFRPGARFGPYALRSGSRRQRPDRGYNSRLEVNPYSGDLSILDCGDVPVTPFDPATAVKQINSAYRSLLHHPVVSPEKMQNLNMQRGLDGKIHPRIITLGGDHTIVLPILNAVHEVYGPVSVIHFDAHIDTWNPHRYVGSVSVQADLNHGTFFWHAYEKGFIKPNSSIHAGIRTRFGGPQDLEDDVTAGFDLIHTFDLDDFGIDWITEKIKNRIGDGPVVISLDVDVMDPAFVPATGTPESGGWTSRELRRILHSLIGLNIVALDIVELSPAYDTNAEISAIAAADMVYDFLSILALGVEHRNDGVSGTKTLKDEL; encoded by the exons ATGTATGGGCGGCTCGGTGTCTCCATTCTTCTGATGGCAGCTGCATCAAATGTACTAGCCAAAATTCAAGAAGACGACGGTTATAGCGAACAGCTCGACCCCTGGAACGACGAATATGCGAACACTCCAGACTTGAGCTTCAGTGGAGTAGCAAGTTTTGCCCATCTCCCACATAAAAGGTGCTTGGACGTCAAGGATGCAGCATTTGATATTGCTCTATTGGGTGTGCCTTTTGACTCTGCTGTTTCATTTCGGCCTG GCGCGAGGTTTGGACCATACGCTTTGAGAAGTG GCTCACGAAGGCAGCGGCCTGACCGTGGCTACAACAGCAGGTTAGAAGTCAACCCATATTCAGGAGATCTCTCCATA CTTGATTGTGGTGACGTTCCTGTGACACCTTTCGATCCTGCAACTGCGGTAAAGCAAATCAACTCAGCATATCGATCCTTACTCCATCATCCTGTTGTATCACCAGAAAAGATGCAAAACCTAAACATGCAGCGAGGTCTCGATGGAAAGATACACCCCCGGATCATCACTCTGGGCGGCGATCATACCATT GTTCTTCCTATCCTCAATGCCGTTCATGAAGTCTACGGGCCAGTCTCTGTCATTCATTTTGATGCTCATATCGACACATGGAACCCACACAGATATGTTGGCAGTGTCTCGGTCCAGGCTGACCTTAACCATGGGACTTTCTTTTGGCATGCGTACGAGAAAGGTTTCATAAAGCCTAATTCATCCATCCATGCTGGTATAAGGACCCGCTTTGGG GGCCCCCAagatttggaagatgatgtgacTGCAGGATTTGATCTTATCCATACTTTCGATTTGGATGACTTTGGGATTGACTGGATCACAGAGAAGATTAAAAACAGAATCGGTGATGGGCCGGTCGTGATTAGCCTTGACGTCGATGTCATGGATCCTGCCTTTGTACCTGCTA CTGGTACCCCGGAGTCCGGTGGATGGACTTCTCGAGAGCTTCGTAGGATCCTTCACTCACTTATTGGGCTCAATATCGTAGCCTTGGACATTGTGGAACTTTCGCCTGCTTATGATACCAATG CCGAGATATCGGCCATTGCCGCAGCGGACATGGTGTACGACTTTTTGTCTATCCTCGCTCTCGGTGTAGAGCATCGCAACGACGGCGTCAGTGGGACAAAGACATTGAAGGATGAGCTTTGA
- a CDS encoding hypothetical protein (Match to ESTs gb|CF193472.1|CF193472, gb|CF189059.1|CF189059, gb|CF183040.1|CF183040; HMMPfam hit to Polysacc_deac_1, Polysaccharide deacetylase, score: 145.3, E(): 1.4e-40), translating to MIPSTAAAALLTLTAGVALAHPGCGGQEIGRRNVGGPMVYRRDVTDEASAAASTDVNTECTAYGYAPVTEIASSFPTIWETASILSNDTEGQQLFATINSTLNTKLPNDVPHGTPTGDWTGVNYNSSDPDCWWTHNKCTTPASDTGLEADITIVPEPMTWGLGFDDGPNCSHNALYNLLSENNQKATMFFIGSNVMDWPLQAMRAHDEGHQICVHTWSHQYMTALSNEVVFAELYYTQKAIKAVLGVTPQCWRPPYGDVDNRVRMIAQALNLTTIIWSDDTDDWAAGTDGVTEQDVTDNYQAVIDKAGNGTYTTHGPVVLNHELTNYTMSVFMTMFPKIKSAFSYIVPMCTAYNITQPYLESNVTCPNFETYISGVTNISSSTTQKDGSSSTNTSSSGSGSAAGSASATSSSDDSSSSGSASASSSSSNASSGALGMFDGLSGVGLVLSGVVAGVMLL from the exons ATGATCCCTTCCACCGCTGCCGCCGCCCTCCTCACCCTCACAGCTGGTGTCGCCCTCGCCCATCCCGGATGTGGTGGCCAGGAGATTGGTCGGCGAAACGTTGGCGGTCCCATGGTGTACCGCCGAGATGTTACCGATGAAGCTAGTGCTGCTGCCAGTACAG ACGTTAATACCGAATGTACAGCCTATGGTTATGCCCCTGTGACCGAGATTgcatcctctttccccacTATCTGGGAGACcgcttccatcctctcaaaTGACACAGAAGGCCAACAACTTTTTGCGACCATCAACTCCACTCTTAACACCAAGCTTCCAAATGATGTTCCCCACGGGACCCCCACAGGTGATTGGACCGGTGTCAACTACAATAGCAGTGACCCAGACTGTTGGTGGACCCATAACAAGTGTACCACCCCCGCCAGTGATACTGGTTTGGAAGCCGATATCACCATCGTACCCGAGCCAATGACTTGGGGTTTGGGTTTCGACGATGGACCTAACTGTAGTCACAACGCTTTGTATAATCTTCTTTCGGAGAACAACCAGAAGGCTACCAT GTTTTTCATTGGATCCAATGTCATGGACTGGCCTCTCCAGGCTATGAGGGCTCACGACGAAGGCCATCAAATATGTGTTCACACCTGGTCTCATCAGTACATGACCGCTCTCAGTAACGAGGTTGTCTTTGCCGAGTTGTACTACACCCAGAAAGCCATCAAGGCTGTCCTTGGAGTTACTCCCCAGTGCTG GCGACCTCCGTACGGCGATGTCGACAACAGAGTTCGTATGATTGCCCAGGCACTCAACCTGACCACCATCATCTGGTCAGACGACACCGATGACTGGGCGGCTGGAACCGATGGCGTCACTGAGCAAGATGTGACGGATAACTACCAAGCAGTCATCGACAAGGCTGGTAACGGTACTTACACTACTCACGGTCCCGTTGTCCTTAATCACGAGCTCA CCAACTACACCATGTCTGTTTTCATGACTATGTTCCCCAAGATCAAATCGGCTTTCAGCTACATCGTCCCTATGTGCACTGCATACAACATCACCCAACCATATCTCGAGAGTAATGTCACTTGTCCCAACTTTGAGACTTACATCTCTGGTGTCACGAACATCAGCAGCTCTACCACTCagaaagatggaagcagCTCAACGaacacttcttcttctggctcCGGTAGCGCCGCTGGCAGTGCCAGTGCCACTAGCAGCAGCGACGACTCAAGCAGCTCTGGTAGCGCAAGCGCCTCTAGTAGCTCAAGCAACGCTAGCAGTGGCGCTTTGGGCATGTTCGACGGTTTGTCAGGGGTGGGTCTTGTTTTGAGCGGTGTGGTTGCTGGCGTGATGTTACTGTAA
- a CDS encoding hypothetical protein (Match to ESTs gb|CF193221.1|CF193221, gb|CF192705.1|CF192705; HMMPfam hit to Cyt-b5, Cytochrome b5-like Heme/Steroid binding domain, score: 83.5, E(): 5.2e-22; HMMPfam hit to FMN_dh, FMN-dependent dehydrogenase, score: 449.3, E(): 4.1e-132) has product MLARVLTRARPQRNLLTQRFSTASAPRTKYTYRTTALLAGIASAGIAVAYQSWNPVRADELSNAQAPGVSTVQPSGQKLVSFEEVQKHNKREDCWVIIDGKIYDVTDFLENHPGGAEIIIANAGKDATKIFKPLHPPDALDMLDPSQHIGPVDPATMPEPEEEEPTEEDLRMEEARKSMPGVDGMLLVQDFEDWAEKVMSGTAWNYYKSAADREKTAAENEKAFDRYFFRPRILRDATTGSTETEFMGMKTTMPVFISPAAMAKLGNPLGEVNLTRGAGACGIVQGISINASCSLDEIMTARKEGQPVMFQIYLNKDRAASIALLKRVTALGANAIIFTVDTAWRSKRTMDVRAKAHVAPPPSSSGQQKSASPLGVSQAISGYQDTNLTWKDIDFIREHTNLPIIVKGVQCVEDVDLCAKAGVQGVILSNHGGRQCDYAPAPIDLLYELRCKRPDLFDKIEVMMDGGVRSGADVVKAIALGAKAVGIGRSFLYANGTHGEEGVVRLCQILAEEITNTMRNIGAPRLEDLKPEMVGPAGPWVGNNAPPYVKTQ; this is encoded by the exons ATGCTCGCCCGTGTCCTTACCCGTGCTCGCCCACAGCGAAATCTTCTTACCCAACGCTTTTCCACAGCTTCTGCGCCCCGCACGAAATACACCTACAGAACAACAGCCCTCCTAGCTGGTATCGCATCCGCA GGTATCGCGGTGGCTTATCAGTCTTGGAACCCCGTCAGAGCAGACGAGCTCTCAAATGCTCAAGCCCCCGGCGTGTCGACTGTCCAGCCCAGTGGGCAGAAACTGGTCAGCTTTGAGGAAGTGCAGAAACATAACAAACGGGAGGATTGCTGGGTGATAATAGAT GGAAAGATTTATGATGTGACAGATTTCTTGGAAAATCATCCGGGGGGGGCTGAAATCATCATTGCCAACGCTGGGAAGGATGCTAC gaaaatatTCAAGCCCCTTCATCCCCCTGACGCTCTAGACATGCTCGATCCCTCTCAACATATTGGCCCAGTGGACCCGGCAACGATGCCGGAAccggaggaagaagagccaaCAGAGGAGGACTTGCGCATGGAAGAAGCCAGGAAATCCATGCCGGGGGTCGATGGAATGTTACTGGTACAGGACTTTGAAGACTGGGCCGAAAAAGTGATGAGTGGTACAGCTTGGAACTATTACAAAAGTGCAGCAGATAGGGAGAAAA CCGCCGCTGAGAATGAAAAGGCCTTCGACCGGTACTTCTTCCGCCCCAGAATACTTCGAGACGCAACTACTGGTAGTACTGAGACGGAATTCATGGGTATGAAGACGACTATGCCTGTTTTCATTTCCCCTGCCGCCATGGCAAAGCTGGGAAATCCTTTAGGAGAAGTCAATTTGACTAGGGGCGCTGGAGCATGTGGAATAGTCCAAGGA ATCTCCATCAACGCTTCCTGCTCTCTCGACGAGATCATGACTGCcagaaaagaaggacaaCCTGTGATGTTCCAGATCTATCTCAATAAAGATCGGGCAGCTTCCATTGCCCTCCTCAAAAGGGTTACTGCACTTGGAGCCAACGCAATTATCTTCACAGTTGATACAGCTTGGCGTAGTAAACGAACGATGGATGTCCGAGCCAAAGCACATGTAGCTCCGCCGCCTAGCAGCAGTGGTCAACAAAAGAGTGCTTCACCTTTAGGTGTCAGTCAAGCAATCTCAGGCTACCAAGATACGAATCTGACGTGGAAAGACATTGACTTTATACGA GAACATACAAACTTACCTATTATCGTAAAGGGTGTTCAGTGtgtggaggatgtggatCTATGTGCTAAAGCCGGCGTGCAAGGCGTGATCCTC TCTAATCACGGAGGAAGGCAATGTGATTA TGCCCCTGCACCTATAGATCTTCTCTATGAGTTACGCTGTAAGCGACCGGACCTCTTTGACAAAATCGAAGTTATGATGGATGGCGGTGTTCGATCGGGTGCAGACGTGGTGAAAGCGATTGCTCTTGGTGCCAAGGCTGTTGGGATTGGGAGAAGCTTTTTATATGCTAACGGCACACATGGTGAAGAGGGTGTCGTCAGGCTTTGCCAGA TCCTTGCGGAAGAGATCACAAATACAATGAGGAACATCGGTGCGCCACGCCTGGAGGATCTCAAGCCAGAGATGGTGGGCCCGGCAGGACCGTGGGTGGGGAACAATGCCCCTCCTTATGTTAAAACTCAATAA